In a single window of the Papaver somniferum cultivar HN1 chromosome 8, ASM357369v1, whole genome shotgun sequence genome:
- the LOC113302260 gene encoding gibberellin 20 oxidase 1-D-like, with protein MAIDCIAKASQIGSLDEKKSPLVFDASVFQKEKNIPTQFLWPDNEKPCPNAPELPVPLIDIGGFLSGDPNAAIEASKLVGEACEKHGFFLVVNHGIDFKLIQDAHISMNNFFDLPLIEKQKAQRNPGEHCGYSSSFTGRFSTKLPWKETLSMRFTPQEQENHKMVQDYILQKMGDSFCGFGKVYQDYCDSMNKLSLGIMELLGISLGVGKNYYKEFFQGNDSIMRLNYYPICQKPELTLGTGPHCDPTSLTILHQDDVGGLQVFVDNQWRSITPNTQAFVVNIGDTFMALSNGRYKSCLHRAVVNSETPRKSLAFFLCPYKQKLVVPPKELINRESPRMYPDFTWETFLEFTQKHYRSDEKTLDAFTNWIQQKTNC; from the exons ATGGCGATTGATTGCATTGCTAAAGCATCACAAATAGGATCACTAGATGAGAAAAAATCACCATTAGTGTTTGATGCATCagtattccaaaaagaaaaaaacataccgACACAATTTTTATGGCCAGACAATGAGAAACCATGTCCAAATGCACCAGAACTTCCTGTTCCTTTGATTGATATTGGTGGGTTTTTATCGGGAGATCCTAACGCTGCAATAGAAGCTTCAAAATTAGTTGGCGAAGCTTGTGAAAAACATGGGTTTTTCCTCGTCGTCAATCATGGAATTGATTTCAAACTTATtcaagatgctcatatttctatGAACAATTTCTTTGATTTACCATTGATTGAGAAACAAAAAGCTCAAAGAAACCCAGGTGAACACTGTGGTTATTCAAGTAGTTTCACTGGTAGATTCTCTACTAAACTCCCATGGAAGGAAACTCTCTCAATGCGCTTTACTCCTCAAGAACAAGAGAATCATAAGATGGTTCAAGATTACATACTTCAGAAAATGGGTGATAGTTTTTGCGGTTTCGG GAAAGTGTATCAAGATTACTGTGATTCAATGAATAAACTGTCATTAGGGATAATGGAGTTATTAGGAATCAGTCTTGGAGTCggtaaaaattattacaaggaaTTCTTTCAAGGAAATGACTCCATAATGAGACTTAATTACTATCCAATTTGTCAGAAACCTGAACTTACTCTAGGAACCGGTCCTCATTGTGATCCAACTTCTTTAACTATTCTTCATCAAGATGATGTTGGCGGCTTACAAGTTTTTGTTGACAATCAATGGCGGTCTATCACTCCTAATACTCAAGCATTTGTTGTCAATATTGGCGATACCTTCATG GCTTTATCAAACGGGAGATACAAGAGTTGTTTACACAGAGCAGTTGTAAACAGTGAAACACCAAGAAAATCACTGGCCTTTTTTCTATGCCCTTACAAACAGAAATTGGTGGTACCACCAAAAGAACTGATCAACAGGGAAAGTCCAAGAATGTACCCTGATTTCACTTGGGAAACGTTTCTTGAATTTACTCAGAAACACTACAGATCTGATGAGAAAACCCTTGATGCTTTCACCAACTGGATTCAACAGAAAACCAACTGCTAA